The following are encoded together in the Pleurocapsa sp. FMAR1 genome:
- the hpsU gene encoding hormogonium polysaccharide biosynthesis acetyltransferase HpsU: MSKNDQINVEHDLYLEEKSLVDLRTYDLSNFERGRSTWVVILWWLVQAIAFPLSLHNLNNFRCFLLRLFGAKIGKGVVIRPTARFTYPWKVEIGDYSWVGDDVVFYSVDRIIVGSHCVISQKSYLCTGSHDIQDKSFALITAPITIGNGVWVATDCFITAGINIGSNSVIGARSSVMKSIPARKVAWGSPCVAHYSRTIT; encoded by the coding sequence ATGAGCAAAAATGACCAAATAAATGTAGAGCATGATCTATATCTTGAAGAAAAATCTTTAGTCGATCTGCGTACCTATGACCTTTCTAACTTTGAGCGGGGTAGATCGACCTGGGTTGTAATACTATGGTGGCTAGTTCAGGCGATCGCTTTTCCTCTAAGTCTTCATAATTTAAACAATTTTCGCTGCTTTTTATTGCGTCTTTTTGGGGCAAAAATAGGCAAAGGTGTAGTAATTCGCCCTACCGCTCGTTTTACTTATCCTTGGAAAGTAGAAATCGGTGATTATAGTTGGGTTGGCGATGACGTTGTATTTTACAGCGTAGATCGGATTATAGTCGGCTCTCACTGTGTCATTTCCCAAAAATCTTATCTTTGTACTGGTAGTCACGACATCCAAGACAAATCATTTGCTCTTATTACCGCACCCATCACAATTGGTAATGGTGTTTGGGTAGCTACCGACTGTTTTATTACTGCGGGCATAAATATCGGTTCTAATAGCGTTATTGGAGCAAGAAGCAGCGTCATGAAGAGCATTCCTGCTAGAAAAGTTGCTTGGGGAAGTCCCTGTGTTGCTCATTATTCTAGAACAATTACTTAG
- a CDS encoding TVP38/TMEM64 family protein, with product MKIKDLRIVILLLLGVMLFAAPAQAQSAANSGSFHPQELLRNALQWVDDLGAIAPIAFMLIYIVATVAFLPGSVLTLGAGVVFGILKGSIYVFFGATIGATLAFLVGRYLARGWISKKIAGNQKFKAIDQAVGEEGLKIVLLTRLSPIFPFNLLNYGLGVTGVSLKDYVLGSVGMIPGTIMYVYIGSLAGSIATIGGETQLDANPIAQWAIRIIGFVATVAVTLYVTKIARKALDESIDTIDGGEKQV from the coding sequence ATGAAAATCAAAGATTTGAGAATCGTCATCCTCCTTTTGCTCGGAGTGATGTTATTTGCTGCACCAGCCCAAGCACAATCAGCAGCCAATAGCGGGAGTTTCCATCCTCAAGAACTATTACGTAATGCCCTGCAATGGGTTGATGATTTAGGCGCGATCGCGCCTATTGCCTTTATGTTAATTTATATTGTGGCTACGGTGGCATTTCTGCCTGGTTCAGTTCTTACCCTTGGTGCAGGGGTAGTATTCGGGATTCTTAAAGGTTCAATCTATGTTTTCTTTGGGGCAACTATTGGGGCAACTTTAGCATTTTTAGTGGGTCGTTATCTAGCAAGAGGCTGGATCTCCAAAAAAATTGCAGGCAATCAAAAATTTAAGGCGATCGATCAAGCTGTAGGCGAAGAAGGACTTAAAATTGTGCTTTTGACCCGACTATCACCTATTTTTCCGTTTAATCTCTTAAATTATGGATTGGGTGTTACGGGAGTATCTTTAAAAGATTATGTTTTGGGTTCAGTGGGCATGATTCCAGGCACAATTATGTATGTTTATATTGGTTCTCTAGCTGGAAGTATTGCCACAATTGGTGGAGAAACACAACTTGATGCTAATCCTATTGCTCAATGGGCTATTCGCATTATTGGCTTTGTTGCTACAGTAGCAGTCACTCTCTACGTTACTAAGATTGCTAGAAAGGCTTTAGATGAGTCGATTGATACGATTGATGGAGGTGAAAAACAAGTTTAA
- a CDS encoding DUF389 domain-containing protein, with protein sequence MASLRTIKKITKQAKLTSSYLVFMAMAGVLAAVALLTDSVPILIGSMVIAPALPPLGLVSLAIVVRKPRLALRGLTTAFLGFLIAMAFAMLTTWILNITQVIRAETNLLNKSLLEERVKPGWYSVIAAMAAGVSGAVALIKQKTDTLVGVVAALALVPAVAAAGIAFLSKNPVIGFGGLFLLGINVGFIIISGVLTIIVLRPEQRE encoded by the coding sequence ATGGCTTCGCTACGCACCATTAAAAAAATTACCAAGCAGGCAAAACTAACTTCTTCCTACTTGGTATTTATGGCTATGGCTGGCGTGTTAGCAGCAGTTGCTTTATTAACTGACTCAGTACCCATTTTGATTGGTTCGATGGTTATTGCTCCTGCATTACCGCCTTTGGGTTTAGTTTCTTTGGCAATAGTAGTTAGAAAGCCTCGGTTAGCATTAAGAGGTTTGACTACCGCATTTCTCGGCTTTTTAATAGCAATGGCTTTTGCTATGTTAACCACCTGGATCTTAAATATTACTCAAGTAATTCGCGCAGAAACTAATCTGCTCAACAAGAGCTTATTAGAAGAACGAGTAAAGCCAGGATGGTATAGCGTTATTGCAGCAATGGCAGCAGGTGTTTCTGGAGCGGTCGCTCTAATTAAGCAGAAAACAGATACTTTGGTGGGAGTAGTGGCTGCTTTGGCTTTAGTCCCAGCGGTCGCAGCTGCGGGTATTGCTTTTTTATCCAAAAATCCTGTGATAGGTTTTGGCGGTTTGTTTTTGTTGGGAATTAACGTGGGATTTATCATTATTTCAGGAGTTCTCACGATAATTGTGCTGCGACCCGAACAACGCGAATAA
- a CDS encoding TrkH family potassium uptake protein — MLLERKKTNRYSQFLRQRYRAILGYTGLIWAIAGVVILSPLLALIFYPEEINLAWGFALPGVILTIVGGLLWWFLAPKRVISLSLPEGSVIVFLAWLVAIAVGTIPFILIQGLNFTQATFESTSGWTTTGLSVVDVTQASHLVLLYRSNIELAGGGGFAIIALSAISGLSGAGLTSAEGRTEQLAPNVRRSAKLVLSIYSGYAVVGILALWIAGMGWFDAVNHSFAALSTGGFSTRTDSIGYWDSPSVEAVTIFLMILGTLNFLTSYFLLTGKFKSVIRNGEVRLMALIIPLCVLIIFFGVAVSLYDTLGKGVRVAIFEVVSALSTTGFSTVGYSDWNSLGWTIMIILMLIGGGTGATAGGIKQFRVYALYRALLWEVKRMLQPKNTVTEPNYWQGDRRSFLNDNQVRTIALFLFLYFLVFSIGVIITAAYGNPLPDSLFEYASSLSTVGLSIGVTSADAPVGLLWTQIVGMFLGRLEFFTVFVGIIRLFQDLPSILFK; from the coding sequence GTGTTACTCGAAAGGAAAAAAACTAATCGCTACAGTCAGTTTTTACGTCAGCGATATCGGGCAATTTTGGGCTATACGGGTTTGATTTGGGCGATCGCAGGAGTAGTTATACTTTCTCCTCTATTAGCACTTATTTTTTATCCTGAAGAAATTAACTTGGCTTGGGGTTTCGCCCTACCAGGAGTGATTTTAACCATAGTTGGTGGCTTGTTATGGTGGTTTCTCGCACCGAAAAGAGTAATTAGTCTTTCTTTGCCAGAAGGTTCGGTAATTGTATTTTTAGCTTGGTTAGTGGCGATCGCCGTCGGTACAATTCCCTTCATCCTGATTCAAGGATTAAACTTCACTCAGGCTACATTTGAATCTACTAGCGGTTGGACGACTACGGGGTTATCTGTAGTAGACGTTACCCAAGCTTCTCACCTAGTTTTACTTTACCGCAGCAACATCGAGCTTGCAGGTGGTGGTGGGTTTGCCATTATTGCCCTAAGTGCTATTTCTGGGCTTTCAGGTGCAGGATTAACCTCAGCAGAAGGTAGGACTGAACAGCTTGCGCCCAACGTCAGGCGATCGGCTAAATTGGTTTTGAGTATTTATTCAGGCTATGCCGTAGTCGGTATTTTAGCATTGTGGATCGCGGGAATGGGTTGGTTTGATGCGGTTAACCATTCTTTTGCTGCACTGTCTACGGGTGGCTTTTCTACCCGCACCGATTCGATTGGCTATTGGGACTCTCCCTCCGTTGAAGCTGTTACTATTTTTCTGATGATTTTAGGTACGCTTAATTTTTTAACTAGCTATTTTTTATTGACGGGTAAATTTAAGTCTGTAATTCGTAATGGTGAAGTCAGATTAATGGCTTTAATTATACCCCTGTGCGTCTTGATTATATTTTTTGGTGTTGCAGTTAGCCTTTATGACACATTAGGAAAAGGAGTCAGAGTAGCTATTTTTGAAGTAGTATCTGCTCTTTCTACCACAGGCTTTTCTACGGTTGGCTATAGCGATTGGAATAGCTTAGGCTGGACAATTATGATTATTCTGATGTTAATTGGTGGCGGTACAGGCGCCACCGCAGGCGGGATCAAACAGTTTCGGGTTTACGCACTATATCGGGCGTTGCTATGGGAAGTAAAACGAATGTTGCAGCCTAAGAATACTGTCACCGAACCTAATTACTGGCAGGGCGATCGCCGTAGCTTTCTTAATGACAATCAAGTTCGTACTATTGCCCTATTTCTCTTTTTGTACTTTTTAGTATTTTCCATCGGTGTAATAATTACTGCTGCCTATGGCAATCCTCTTCCTGATAGCCTATTTGAATATGCCAGCAGTCTTAGCACTGTAGGGCTTTCTATTGGCGTTACTTCGGCTGATGCGCCTGTTGGGTTGCTTTGGACGCAAATTGTAGGAATGTTTCTAGGACGTTTGGAATTTTTTACCGTTTTTGTCGGCATTATTCGGCTGTTTCAAGATCTACCTTCAATTTTATTTAAGTAG
- a CDS encoding phosphoribulokinase, protein MTADFDRVVLIGVAGDSGCGKSTFLRRLTDLFGKEFMTVICLDDYHSLDRKGRRAAGVTALNPKANNFDLMYEQVKALKEGRAIDKPIYNHETGELDPPERIKPNKVVVIEGLHPLYDERVRELVDFSVYLDISDEVKIQWKIQRDMAERGHTYEDILASIKAREPDFKAYIEVQRGYADVVIQVLPTQLVQDKESELLKVRLIQKEGVANFDTVYLFDEGSTIDWRPCGRKLTCAYPGIKMYYGPDSFYNNEVSILEVDGQFGNLEEMIYIESHLSNTSTGHYGEMTELLLKHKDYPGSNNGTGLFQVLVGLKMRETYEKLTAKTTETANV, encoded by the coding sequence ATGACCGCCGATTTTGACCGAGTGGTGCTTATCGGAGTTGCAGGCGACTCTGGATGTGGCAAATCAACATTTTTGCGCCGTTTGACTGACTTGTTTGGTAAAGAATTTATGACCGTGATTTGTCTTGACGACTATCATAGTCTCGATCGCAAGGGTAGAAGAGCAGCCGGTGTTACGGCTTTAAACCCTAAAGCAAATAATTTTGACCTGATGTATGAGCAAGTTAAAGCTCTTAAAGAAGGTAGGGCGATCGATAAACCAATTTATAATCATGAAACTGGTGAACTCGATCCCCCCGAAAGAATTAAACCTAATAAAGTAGTTGTAATCGAAGGACTACATCCTTTATACGATGAAAGAGTACGCGAACTGGTAGATTTTAGCGTTTATCTTGATATTAGCGACGAAGTTAAAATCCAGTGGAAAATTCAACGTGATATGGCTGAACGTGGTCATACTTACGAAGATATTTTAGCTTCAATTAAGGCTCGTGAACCTGATTTTAAAGCCTATATCGAAGTACAAAGAGGATATGCTGATGTTGTAATTCAAGTGTTGCCAACTCAGCTAGTACAGGACAAAGAAAGCGAGCTGCTTAAAGTTCGTTTAATTCAGAAAGAAGGCGTAGCCAACTTTGATACTGTATATCTATTTGACGAAGGTTCTACTATTGACTGGCGACCTTGTGGACGTAAGCTTACTTGTGCTTACCCTGGTATTAAAATGTACTATGGTCCCGATAGCTTTTACAACAACGAAGTGTCTATTTTAGAAGTAGATGGTCAATTTGGTAATCTCGAAGAAATGATCTACATTGAAAGCCATTTAAGCAATACCAGCACTGGTCACTATGGTGAAATGACTGAACTGTTGCTAAAACATAAAGATTATCCTGGTTCTAATAATGGAACTGGTTTATTCCAAGTATTAGTTGGTTTAAAAATGCGCGAAACTTACGAAAAGCTTACAGCTAAAACAACTGAAACAGCCAACGTATAA
- the pyrH gene encoding UMP kinase produces MSYQRVLLKLSGEALMGNLGYGIDPAVVAEIAQEVADIAKSGVQVAIVVGGGNIFRGMKASAAGMDRATADYIGMIATVMNAMTLQDALERIGIANRLQTAISMQEVAEPYIRRRAIRHLEKGRVVIFGAGSGNPFFTTDTTAALRAAEIDAEIIFKATKVDGIYDSDPKKNPHAHRYQSLTYNHVLTNELKVMDSTAIALCKENDIPILVFDLSVNGNIMRATKGESVGTIVGGSCEVI; encoded by the coding sequence ATGAGTTACCAGAGGGTTTTATTAAAACTAAGTGGCGAAGCTCTGATGGGCAACTTAGGCTATGGCATTGATCCCGCAGTAGTCGCCGAGATTGCTCAAGAAGTTGCAGATATTGCCAAAAGCGGTGTGCAGGTTGCCATTGTTGTCGGTGGAGGAAATATTTTTCGAGGGATGAAGGCTTCGGCTGCGGGGATGGACAGGGCTACGGCTGATTATATTGGCATGATCGCCACTGTTATGAATGCCATGACTTTGCAAGATGCTTTAGAGAGAATTGGTATTGCCAATCGACTACAAACTGCTATTTCGATGCAGGAAGTCGCTGAACCCTATATTCGTCGTCGGGCAATTCGTCACTTAGAAAAAGGGCGAGTGGTTATCTTTGGTGCAGGTTCAGGAAATCCATTCTTTACTACTGATACCACTGCTGCACTAAGAGCAGCAGAAATAGATGCGGAAATTATTTTTAAAGCTACTAAAGTAGACGGGATTTATGATAGCGATCCCAAAAAGAATCCCCATGCTCATCGCTATCAAAGTTTGACCTACAATCATGTACTAACCAATGAATTAAAGGTAATGGACAGTACGGCGATCGCTTTATGTAAAGAAAATGATATTCCTATATTAGTATTCGATCTTTCTGTTAATGGTAATATTATGCGTGCTACTAAAGGGGAATCTGTCGGCACTATTGTAGGAGGAAGCTGTGAAGTTATCTGA
- a CDS encoding NAD-binding protein, whose translation MKIILIGGSKLAYFLAKQFASKNYYTTIINADLEEAKTLSRSLKATVIHGEGSDPATLSEAGAYQADVVLSLTTQDEDNLIACQIAQKEYGVPRTIALVNDPENQQIFEKLGITVAFSATQIIASLIEQQTATGDIQNLLPIADGKVNVTEIALEADNPVVGKTINDVQLPNGTLIACILRQGEVIVPSGENSLQALDRLVVIGQPESYGQLMRLLCSE comes from the coding sequence ATGAAAATTATCCTAATCGGCGGGAGTAAATTAGCTTATTTTCTAGCCAAACAGTTTGCCAGCAAGAATTACTACACCACTATTATCAATGCAGATTTAGAAGAAGCCAAGACCTTATCACGGAGTTTAAAAGCAACCGTCATACATGGAGAAGGCAGCGATCCTGCTACTCTCTCTGAAGCTGGTGCATATCAGGCTGATGTGGTTTTATCTTTGACGACTCAAGATGAAGATAATCTGATTGCCTGTCAAATTGCTCAAAAAGAATACGGCGTGCCTCGTACCATTGCTCTAGTTAACGATCCTGAAAATCAGCAAATCTTTGAAAAACTAGGTATTACCGTTGCTTTTTCGGCTACCCAGATTATTGCTAGCTTAATCGAACAACAAACGGCTACAGGAGATATTCAAAACTTACTGCCTATAGCAGATGGGAAAGTTAACGTAACCGAGATTGCACTAGAAGCAGATAATCCAGTAGTGGGTAAAACTATTAATGATGTACAGCTTCCCAATGGTACTTTGATTGCCTGTATTCTGCGACAGGGTGAGGTAATTGTTCCTAGTGGGGAAAATAGTCTACAGGCTTTAGATCGATTGGTAGTTATCGGTCAACCAGAAAGTTATGGACAATTAATGCGGTTGTTGTGCAGTGAGTAG
- a CDS encoding mercuric reductase, which yields MMNNQDHAVTISPMDEYNQQLLANVHPPDWANPKSVDCYDLVVIGAGTAGLVTAKGAAGLDIGLKVAMIEKNLMGGDCLNVGCVPSKCLIRSSRVVANMKESLAYGVKPPENIEVDFPKVMARMRQVRTKISPVDSAVAAKKAGVDVFFGEASFENENTIIVNGQTLKFKKAVIASGARAAKPRIEGIEEVGYLTNENVFSLTALPKRLAVIGGGPIGCELAQAFNRLGSEVILFHKNSHLLDKEDPDAAKIIQQAFVKEGIRLVLNCQLQRVEQSVEGKVISFKGDGEPESIVVDEILAGAGRQPNVESLHLEAVGVEYDPRKGVKVNDNLQTSNSKIYAAGDICMNWKFTHAADAAARIVIKNTLFSPFGLGKSKLSDLVMPWVTYTDPEIAHVGMYESEAQAKGISCNTIKINFDEVDRALADGETEGFLKILHKQGSDEILGATIVAPHGGEMISEITTAIIGKMGLSKLATVIHPYPTQASAIKQAADTYRRTLLTERTKKLLSFLSKLS from the coding sequence ATTATGAATAATCAAGATCATGCAGTGACCATTTCGCCAATGGACGAATATAATCAGCAGTTGCTGGCTAACGTTCATCCCCCAGACTGGGCAAATCCTAAATCCGTAGATTGTTATGATTTGGTTGTGATTGGTGCAGGTACAGCAGGACTAGTTACAGCCAAAGGTGCAGCAGGATTAGATATTGGTTTGAAAGTCGCCATGATCGAAAAAAACCTCATGGGCGGAGATTGTTTAAATGTAGGCTGTGTCCCCTCAAAGTGCCTAATTCGTTCTTCCCGTGTGGTAGCAAACATGAAAGAGTCTTTAGCTTATGGAGTTAAACCCCCAGAAAATATTGAGGTCGATTTCCCTAAAGTAATGGCAAGGATGCGTCAGGTAAGAACTAAGATTAGTCCAGTAGATTCGGCAGTAGCAGCTAAAAAAGCAGGGGTTGATGTTTTTTTTGGTGAAGCAAGTTTTGAGAATGAGAATACTATTATTGTAAACGGGCAAACCCTGAAGTTTAAAAAGGCGGTAATTGCCAGCGGTGCGAGGGCAGCAAAACCCAGAATTGAAGGGATAGAAGAAGTCGGATATCTAACTAACGAAAATGTTTTTTCCCTCACGGCATTACCTAAAAGGCTAGCGGTAATTGGCGGAGGTCCAATTGGTTGCGAACTAGCTCAGGCTTTTAATCGTTTGGGTAGTGAAGTCATTTTATTTCACAAAAATTCTCATTTACTCGATAAAGAAGATCCAGACGCAGCAAAGATAATACAACAAGCATTTGTCAAAGAAGGTATACGCTTAGTTTTAAACTGCCAGCTACAGAGAGTTGAGCAGAGTGTGGAAGGTAAAGTGATTAGCTTTAAAGGTGATGGTGAACCCGAATCAATTGTAGTCGATGAAATTTTGGCTGGTGCAGGTAGGCAGCCTAATGTCGAAAGTCTCCATTTAGAGGCAGTGGGAGTAGAATATGATCCCCGAAAAGGAGTAAAAGTAAATGACAATTTACAAACTTCCAACTCCAAAATTTATGCTGCGGGAGATATTTGTATGAATTGGAAATTTACCCATGCTGCTGATGCTGCTGCGCGAATTGTGATTAAAAACACTTTATTTTCTCCCTTTGGTTTGGGCAAATCGAAGCTGAGTGATTTGGTTATGCCTTGGGTAACTTATACCGATCCTGAAATTGCTCATGTGGGAATGTATGAATCAGAGGCACAGGCAAAAGGAATTAGCTGCAACACCATTAAAATCAACTTTGATGAAGTTGATCGCGCCTTGGCAGATGGAGAAACCGAAGGCTTTCTGAAAATTCTCCACAAACAAGGTTCAGACGAAATTTTAGGAGCAACCATAGTCGCCCCTCACGGTGGAGAAATGATTAGTGAGATTACTACAGCGATTATTGGCAAGATGGGCTTGAGTAAACTGGCTACAGTTATTCATCCTTATCCCACTCAAGCAAGTGCTATTAAACAGGCGGCTGATACTTATCGTCGAACTTTATTAACTGAAAGAACTAAAAAGTTATTGAGCTTTTTGAGCAAATTGTCTTGA
- the frr gene encoding ribosome recycling factor → MKLSEIKERMQKTIEATQRSFNTIRTGRASTSLLDRVMVDYYGAETPLKSLANLSTPDATTIMIQPYDKGSMGQIEKAISLSDIGLTPNNDGNLIRLNIPPLTKERRQQLVKTASKLAEEGKVGIRNIRRDAIDEVRKQEKSSDISEDESRDLQDEIQSVTDEFNQKIDDLLAVKEKDILTV, encoded by the coding sequence GTGAAGTTATCTGAAATAAAGGAACGTATGCAAAAGACAATTGAGGCAACTCAAAGGTCTTTTAACACTATTCGTACAGGAAGGGCAAGCACTTCTTTATTAGACCGCGTTATGGTGGACTATTATGGCGCAGAGACTCCCTTAAAATCTCTGGCTAACTTAAGTACTCCCGACGCGACAACAATCATGATTCAGCCTTACGATAAAGGCAGTATGGGACAGATTGAAAAAGCAATTTCTCTTTCTGATATTGGCTTAACTCCCAATAACGATGGAAATTTAATTAGGCTTAACATTCCTCCTTTAACCAAAGAGCGTCGTCAACAACTAGTTAAGACAGCAAGCAAGTTAGCTGAAGAAGGTAAGGTGGGAATTCGTAATATTCGTCGTGATGCGATCGACGAAGTGCGTAAACAGGAAAAAAGCAGCGATATTTCTGAGGATGAGTCTAGAGATTTGCAGGATGAAATTCAAAGCGTTACTGATGAGTTTAACCAGAAAATTGATGATTTGCTAGCTGTTAAAGAGAAAGATATTTTGACCGTTTAG
- the petH gene encoding ferredoxin--NADP reductase, whose translation MYNSSAAFSSSNSQYKNRLFIYEVEGLSQNGTDTNVPIRSSGTVSITVPYSRMNQEMRRINRLGGKVISIKPVGSDVPAQTSQPATQKKAEAASKDKKPMTQAQPKKAEKKKVPVNIYRPKEPYVGKCTDIYDLVDEGGIGTCRHMTFDLSGGDLYYAEGQSIGIIPPGEDDKGKPNKLRLYSIASTRHGDNLDGKTVSLCVRKLEYKDPETGEQVEGTCSSFLCNLKPGDDVAITGPVGKEMLLPDDEDANVIMIATGTGIAPFRAYLWRMFLEGDKNPDYNFKGFSWLFFGIPKTENILYKEQLEEMVEKHSDNFRMDYAISREQKNSEGGRMYIQHRIAEHADELWELIQNPKTHTYICGLKGMEGGIDEALSAAAEKNGVNWDEYRKAMKKEHRWHVETY comes from the coding sequence ATGTATAACTCTAGTGCAGCTTTTTCTAGCAGCAATTCACAGTACAAAAACCGTTTATTTATTTATGAGGTAGAAGGTCTATCTCAAAACGGTACTGATACAAACGTTCCTATTCGCAGTAGCGGTACTGTGTCCATTACTGTTCCCTACAGTCGAATGAATCAAGAGATGCGACGTATCAACCGTTTGGGTGGAAAAGTAATCAGTATTAAGCCAGTTGGTAGTGATGTGCCAGCACAGACTAGCCAACCTGCAACCCAGAAAAAAGCTGAAGCCGCATCCAAGGATAAAAAACCTATGACTCAAGCACAACCAAAAAAAGCAGAGAAAAAGAAAGTTCCCGTTAATATTTACCGTCCTAAAGAACCATACGTTGGTAAATGTACTGATATCTATGACTTAGTAGATGAAGGCGGTATTGGTACTTGTCGCCACATGACATTTGATCTTTCTGGTGGAGACTTGTACTATGCCGAAGGTCAAAGTATTGGCATCATTCCTCCAGGTGAGGATGATAAAGGCAAGCCTAACAAGTTGAGACTATATTCGATCGCATCGACTCGTCATGGAGATAATCTAGACGGCAAAACTGTGTCTTTGTGTGTACGTAAATTAGAATACAAAGATCCTGAAACAGGAGAACAGGTCGAAGGAACTTGTTCCAGCTTTTTGTGTAACCTCAAGCCTGGTGATGATGTAGCTATTACTGGTCCTGTCGGTAAGGAAATGCTGCTTCCCGATGATGAAGATGCAAACGTAATTATGATTGCCACAGGCACAGGTATTGCTCCTTTTCGTGCCTACCTATGGCGAATGTTCTTAGAAGGAGATAAAAACCCTGACTATAACTTTAAAGGTTTTTCATGGTTGTTCTTTGGAATTCCCAAAACTGAGAATATTCTCTATAAAGAACAGTTAGAAGAAATGGTTGAGAAACATTCTGACAACTTCCGCATGGACTATGCCATTAGTCGTGAGCAAAAGAATTCAGAAGGTGGAAGAATGTATATTCAGCATAGAATTGCTGAACACGCTGACGAACTTTGGGAGTTAATCCAAAATCCTAAAACTCATACCTATATTTGTGGTCTAAAAGGCATGGAAGGTGGTATTGATGAAGCACTCAGCGCAGCAGCAGAGAAAAATGGCGTTAACTGGGATGAATATCGCAAAGCGATGAAAAAAGAACACCGCTGGCACGTTGAAACCTACTAA
- a CDS encoding serine aminopeptidase domain-containing protein has translation MMRSITSMTDDNPQFLLFAQHGWADTGKAIGKLAQIATANSSTLIIAPSLGLIKTFIRIEPLIKRLEQIATQVINNYPHVPIKIMGHSMGGLLWLEVLNRNPQWWHKVHSLILLGSPVGGSNIARIIDPLGIGVGTARDLGKNRRDLAERIAQQIPTLSVASDIDLGSDGLVTVENTKFAYANWLLILGVQHDAMRYHADIIPIIQEFWKNPQLGLPAEDNASQFIKRLRSVPGMTDAGYHNFGRSQIIASFADGTTLHTWNNLLGINHVYIGNSRKECLYAGYVGSIHNFGLRQAVKEIQQYIS, from the coding sequence ATGATGCGGTCTATAACTTCTATGACTGATGATAATCCCCAATTCTTACTGTTTGCTCAACATGGCTGGGCTGATACGGGCAAAGCAATTGGTAAATTAGCACAAATAGCAACAGCTAATTCTTCTACATTAATTATCGCACCTAGCTTGGGATTGATCAAAACTTTTATTAGAATTGAGCCTTTAATTAAAAGATTAGAGCAAATTGCCACCCAAGTAATTAACAATTATCCCCATGTGCCGATCAAAATTATGGGACATTCTATGGGGGGATTATTATGGTTAGAAGTGCTAAATCGCAATCCTCAATGGTGGCATAAGGTTCATTCCCTGATCTTACTTGGCTCTCCCGTTGGTGGCTCAAATATAGCTCGCATCATCGATCCTCTGGGTATTGGTGTTGGTACAGCTAGAGATTTGGGCAAAAATCGTCGCGATCTGGCTGAAAGAATTGCTCAACAAATTCCCACTCTTTCGGTTGCTAGCGACATCGATCTCGGCAGCGATGGTTTAGTAACGGTAGAAAACACCAAGTTTGCTTATGCTAACTGGCTGCTGATTCTTGGTGTTCAGCATGATGCCATGAGATATCATGCTGATATAATTCCTATAATTCAAGAATTTTGGAAAAACCCTCAACTAGGATTACCCGCTGAAGACAACGCTAGCCAATTTATTAAACGTTTACGTTCTGTACCAGGTATGACTGATGCAGGCTATCATAACTTTGGGCGATCGCAAATTATCGCTAGCTTTGCTGACGGTACTACCTTGCACACCTGGAACAATCTATTAGGCATAAATCATGTCTATATTGGCAACTCTAGAAAAGAGTGTCTTTATGCTGGATACGTCGGTTCAATCCATAATTTTGGATTACGTCAAGCCGTTAAAGAAATTCAACAGTATATTTCTTAA